The following proteins are encoded in a genomic region of Sphingobacteriales bacterium:
- a CDS encoding antibiotic biosynthesis monooxygenase yields the protein MIIRIVKLTMRETEAETFKMYFATVCDTIRRQKGCNLLQAWQDISNPAVFFTYSLWDSEEDLNNYRDSAFFAQFWKTVKQWFGAKAEVWSFDKIVDLP from the coding sequence ATGATAATACGGATTGTGAAATTAACGATGCGCGAAACGGAAGCAGAAACGTTCAAAATGTATTTTGCTACCGTGTGCGATACCATTCGCCGGCAGAAGGGATGTAACTTGCTGCAGGCATGGCAGGATATCAGCAACCCGGCTGTTTTCTTCACCTACAGTTTGTGGGATAGTGAAGAAGATCTGAACAACTACCGGGATTCCGCTTTCTTTGCCCAATTCTGGAAGACGGTGAAACAATGGTTTGGAGCAAAAGCGGAAGTCTGGAGTTTTGATAAGATAGTGGACTTGCCCTGA
- the aroB gene encoding 3-dehydroquinate synthase — translation METISLKEYSIQFDDSLQSLGAYLSENKYSAVFILVDENTKEHCLPLLKSVITEFNLIETESGEENKNLLACESIWQQLMELGADRKAVVVNLGGGVIGDMGGFAAGCYKRGIDFVNVPTTLLSQVDSSIGGKLGIDFKYGKNLIGLFRNPMLVVVSAAFFKTLPKRQFINGWAEIFKHALIKDKEQWEVYKTTDISTCAMNPVVYASLLIKKSVVEEDPFERGLRKILNFGHTIGHAIETYSLEHDSDSLLHGEAIAIGMICEAYLSVQKCGLKENELKEIQTLLITHFPKRAIAGFDRDTLFKIMQSDKKNQGDKMLFALLNEIGSCEYDVEVTHAEIAVAIDYYIAS, via the coding sequence ATGGAAACAATTTCTTTAAAAGAGTACAGTATACAATTTGATGATTCATTGCAGTCATTAGGTGCTTATTTATCGGAGAATAAGTATTCTGCCGTTTTTATACTGGTGGATGAAAATACGAAAGAGCACTGCCTGCCGCTTTTAAAATCCGTCATTACCGAATTTAATTTAATAGAGACCGAAAGCGGTGAAGAAAATAAAAATCTGCTGGCCTGCGAAAGTATCTGGCAGCAGCTGATGGAACTAGGAGCAGATAGAAAAGCGGTGGTGGTCAACCTCGGAGGTGGGGTGATTGGAGACATGGGTGGATTTGCTGCCGGTTGCTACAAGAGGGGGATTGATTTTGTCAATGTACCCACCACCCTTTTATCGCAGGTGGATTCTTCCATCGGCGGCAAACTGGGGATTGATTTTAAATATGGGAAAAACCTGATCGGCTTATTCCGGAATCCGATGTTGGTGGTGGTTTCTGCTGCATTCTTTAAGACCTTGCCGAAACGCCAGTTTATTAACGGATGGGCAGAGATATTCAAACACGCGCTGATTAAAGATAAAGAACAATGGGAGGTTTATAAAACGACCGATATCTCAACATGTGCCATGAATCCGGTTGTATATGCTTCCTTGCTGATTAAAAAATCCGTGGTGGAAGAAGACCCTTTTGAAAGAGGCTTGCGTAAGATACTCAACTTCGGACACACTATAGGACATGCCATTGAGACCTACTCGCTGGAACATGATTCGGACAGTTTACTGCACGGTGAAGCTATTGCCATCGGCATGATTTGCGAAGCTTATTTATCTGTTCAGAAATGCGGATTGAAAGAAAATGAATTGAAGGAGATACAAACCCTGCTCATTACTCATTTTCCAAAACGGGCTATAGCAGGTTTTGACAGGGATACATTATTCAAAATCATGCAATCGGACAAGAAAAACCAGGGTGATAAGATGCTTTTTGCATTGTTAAATGAAATAGGCAGTTGTGAATATGATGTTGAAGTAACCCATGCGGAAATCGCCGTTGCGATAGACTATTATATTGCCTCATAG
- a CDS encoding SDR family oxidoreductase: MNIVITGASRGIGKAIAEKFAAHHHSVLVCSRNEKKLAELQQNHPTIAVFSCDMAVREDVRRFGRFVQSHFNKVDVLINNAGIFLPGKITEEEDGVLEQQIATNLYSAYYLTKEVVPAMMAEKAGFIFNMCSIASIKAYENGGSYSISKFALLGFSKTLREELKPYNIRVTSILPGATLTDSWGDTDLPEDRFSKPEDIADLVYAITQLSGNSVVEEIVIRPQLGDI; this comes from the coding sequence ATGAACATCGTCATCACAGGTGCCAGCAGGGGCATCGGGAAAGCCATAGCCGAAAAATTTGCCGCTCACCACCATTCCGTTTTAGTTTGTTCCCGGAATGAAAAGAAATTAGCAGAACTTCAGCAGAATCATCCGACCATCGCTGTCTTTTCCTGTGATATGGCTGTGAGAGAAGACGTAAGAAGATTTGGTCGTTTTGTTCAGTCTCACTTTAACAAAGTGGATGTTTTAATCAACAATGCCGGTATTTTCCTGCCGGGTAAGATCACCGAAGAAGAGGACGGAGTTTTAGAACAGCAGATAGCCACCAATTTATACAGTGCCTATTACCTGACGAAGGAAGTAGTGCCGGCAATGATGGCGGAGAAAGCAGGATTCATATTCAATATGTGTTCGATTGCCAGTATCAAGGCGTATGAAAACGGCGGCAGTTATTCCATCAGCAAATTCGCGCTTCTGGGATTCTCCAAAACATTAAGAGAGGAATTAAAACCTTACAATATAAGAGTGACATCCATCCTCCCCGGTGCCACACTGACAGACTCCTGGGGTGACACAGACTTGCCGGAAGACAGGTTCAGCAAGCCGGAGGATATCGCAGATTTAGTTTATGCCATCACGCAGCTATCCGGCAATTCCGTTGTCGAGGAAATAGTGATTCGTCCGCAACTGGGAGATATTTAA
- a CDS encoding ABC transporter permease: MAEYVHDTGGPIFHIGRYVLMIRRCFVKPERFSMYWKETLRQMVNIGVGSLVIILLISFFIGAVSAVQFAYNLSSSMVPMYYVGYVVKESLILELAPTISCLVLAGKVGSNLSSELGTMRLTEQIDALEIMGVNTFSYLIGPKLMAAITMVPILVVISAGTGIYGGLLAGSLTGYVSSTDFIQGVLMNFIPKNVYIMLTKAAVFGFILTSISCYQGFYAHGSSIEIGKASTRAVVLSSIMVLFADLILAWLLLN, from the coding sequence ATGGCAGAATACGTACACGATACCGGAGGCCCCATTTTCCATATTGGAAGATATGTCCTCATGATTAGACGTTGTTTTGTGAAGCCGGAACGTTTTTCCATGTATTGGAAAGAAACGCTTCGCCAGATGGTCAATATTGGTGTTGGTTCCCTGGTGATAATCCTTCTGATTTCCTTTTTTATAGGGGCGGTTTCTGCGGTTCAGTTTGCTTATAACCTGTCCAGTTCCATGGTGCCGATGTATTATGTCGGGTATGTTGTTAAGGAATCCCTGATTTTGGAATTGGCGCCTACCATCTCCTGTCTGGTGCTGGCTGGTAAGGTGGGATCTAATTTATCTTCCGAGCTGGGCACCATGCGTCTGACAGAACAGATTGACGCTCTGGAGATAATGGGGGTGAATACCTTTTCCTATCTGATAGGGCCTAAATTAATGGCAGCCATCACAATGGTTCCGATATTGGTGGTTATATCTGCCGGCACTGGTATCTATGGCGGTTTGCTGGCAGGTTCATTGACGGGATATGTGTCTTCTACGGATTTTATACAAGGGGTATTGATGAACTTTATTCCAAAAAACGTTTATATCATGCTGACAAAAGCAGCAGTCTTCGGGTTTATCCTGACATCAATTTCCTGTTATCAGGGATTTTATGCACACGGAAGCTCCATAGAAATCGGAAAGGCAAGCACCCGTGCAGTGGTTTTAAGCAGTATTATGGTATTGTTTGCTGACCTTATTTTAGCATGGCTATTATTAAACTAA
- a CDS encoding ATP-binding cassette domain-containing protein, producing MIEIKDVTKKFGEQVVLNGITSFFEGGKNNLIIGKSGSGKTVLLKCIVGLLTPTDGHILFDGKDYVAMGIDDKNEIRREVGMLFQGGALFDSLTVEENVRFPLDMFTKMPMSDKNERVNEVLKRVNLVNANHKFPSQLSGGMQKRTGIARAIVMNPKYLFCDEPNSGLDPQTSIVIDELIMEITEEYNITTITNTHDMNSVITNGDKIIFLHQGNKHWEGTKETLFEADNQELIDFIFASDFLKEARDVRLNKLKSKLKQQ from the coding sequence ATGATAGAAATTAAAGATGTTACAAAAAAATTCGGTGAACAGGTCGTGCTGAACGGAATTACATCTTTTTTTGAAGGAGGGAAAAATAACCTGATTATCGGAAAGAGCGGATCAGGTAAAACGGTGTTGTTGAAATGTATAGTAGGGTTACTTACACCTACCGACGGACATATCCTATTTGACGGGAAGGATTATGTGGCGATGGGAATTGACGATAAAAATGAGATTCGCAGGGAAGTGGGTATGTTGTTTCAGGGAGGTGCCCTGTTTGATTCACTTACAGTGGAGGAGAATGTAAGATTCCCGCTGGATATGTTTACCAAGATGCCGATGTCTGATAAAAATGAACGGGTCAATGAGGTGTTGAAAAGGGTGAATCTGGTAAATGCCAATCATAAATTTCCTTCCCAGCTTTCCGGTGGTATGCAAAAACGTACCGGTATCGCCCGTGCCATCGTGATGAACCCGAAATATTTGTTTTGCGATGAACCCAATTCCGGCTTGGACCCGCAGACCTCCATAGTGATTGATGAACTGATCATGGAGATTACGGAAGAGTATAACATCACCACCATCACCAATACACACGATATGAACAGTGTGATTACAAACGGAGATAAGATAATATTTCTGCATCAGGGCAACAAGCATTGGGAAGGTACCAAAGAGACATTGTTTGAAGCGGACAATCAGGAATTGATTGATTTTATATTTGCATCCGATTTCTTAAAGGAGGCCCGCGATGTACGCTTGAATAAATTAAAAAGTAAACTTAAACAGCAGTGA
- the sucD gene encoding succinate--CoA ligase subunit alpha, translating into MSILVNKNSKVIVQGFTGKEGTFHATQMIGYGTNVVGGVTPGKEGTSHLEKPVFNTVENAVKATGADVSIIFVPPAFAADAIMEAADAGIKIIVTITEGIPVQDMIKAKKYVTSKGARMIGPNCPGIITPEECKLGIMPGFVFKKGRIGIVSKSGTLTYEAADQVVKAGYGISTAIGIGGDPIIGISSKEAVELFMDDPETEAIVMIGEIGGTMEVDAAYWVKENMKKPVIGFIAGQTAPKGRRMGHAGAIVGGANDTAAAKMAIMKECGIHVVDSPAFIGKMVADVLNKQ; encoded by the coding sequence ATGAGCATCTTAGTCAACAAAAACTCTAAAGTCATAGTTCAAGGTTTTACAGGTAAGGAAGGAACATTTCACGCAACACAGATGATAGGATACGGCACCAATGTGGTAGGTGGCGTAACGCCGGGCAAGGAAGGTACATCCCATCTGGAAAAGCCTGTTTTTAATACGGTAGAAAATGCGGTGAAAGCCACAGGCGCGGATGTATCTATCATTTTTGTACCGCCTGCCTTTGCTGCGGATGCCATTATGGAAGCGGCGGATGCAGGTATAAAAATTATTGTAACAATTACAGAAGGCATTCCGGTACAGGATATGATAAAAGCGAAGAAGTATGTTACATCCAAAGGTGCAAGGATGATAGGGCCGAACTGTCCTGGAATCATCACCCCGGAAGAATGTAAGCTGGGTATCATGCCCGGGTTTGTATTTAAAAAAGGGAGAATCGGTATCGTATCCAAATCCGGAACACTGACCTACGAGGCGGCAGACCAGGTGGTAAAGGCGGGTTATGGCATTTCAACAGCAATAGGAATCGGCGGAGATCCGATTATCGGCATATCCTCCAAAGAAGCCGTAGAACTCTTTATGGACGATCCGGAAACGGAGGCTATTGTCATGATAGGCGAGATAGGCGGTACCATGGAAGTGGATGCTGCTTATTGGGTAAAAGAGAATATGAAAAAACCTGTAATAGGTTTTATCGCCGGACAAACGGCTCCCAAAGGAAGACGTATGGGGCATGCGGGTGCCATTGTAGGCGGAGCAAATGATACGGCTGCCGCAAAAATGGCCATTATGAAAGAATGCGGCATTCATGTAGTGGATTCACCGGCATTTATAGGTAAAATGGTGGCTGATGTACTGAATAAGCAGTAA
- a CDS encoding VWA domain-containing protein, producing MTFISSYPWWFLLFCMATGILFAYLLYGRRSYVFHEKEHKGWRYGLAFIRFLSTALIAFLLLSLLIKHKKTEEEKPVIIVLQDNSSSLSVSFGGFPKDQYKKALGALQYKIKEKFELISYSFGNTLSVYQTPDFSEKETDISNALEEVFTRHGSQNIGAIVLASDGIFNKGNSPLYIKNALAVPVYTIALGDTAIKKDAMIKSVRYPEIVYLGDQFTINVQIEANHLKGQNTTLEITAPDGKVILNKVIQVTEDRFTYQTDAIADAPRPGVQQYKVKLRTLAGEAIAENNYDLAYVEVLDGRQKVLMLYDAPHPDVKAFKNAIEQNKNYEFEQADIKIFKGNYKKADLLILYGLPSLNTTGSLPLIQEMMGSGKPLLLVLSAATNVAQFNTLQNILQITGTSQNGNDVYPVYQPSFSKFTTNENTIKGIQSLPPLLAPYGKYLAATTSDIFLKQQIGNVPTNNPLILMNEVNGKKTGIICGEGIWRWRMNEFLQNNNFDATDEIINKCVQYLTVKADKRRFRVHTPKNIYNANESIQLDAELYNETYELVNDVDASCVVKGDNGKEYPFVFDKTINAYFLNAGVLPVGNYMANAKATYKGNTNTAVCSFSVRPVLIETLYTQANHSLLRVLSVQSGGKLYYPNTMQSIADDLEKNNQVKSILYDTFSTRPLIDIKWIFGLILLLLISEWFIRKYNGNI from the coding sequence ATGACTTTCATCTCTTCATATCCCTGGTGGTTTCTGCTTTTCTGTATGGCAACCGGAATCCTGTTTGCCTATCTGCTGTATGGAAGGAGGTCGTATGTTTTTCATGAAAAAGAACACAAAGGATGGAGATATGGATTAGCCTTTATTCGTTTCTTATCAACTGCGCTGATTGCTTTTTTATTATTGTCATTATTGATTAAGCATAAAAAAACCGAAGAAGAAAAACCGGTTATAATTGTGTTACAGGATAACTCCTCTTCGTTGAGTGTGTCCTTTGGCGGCTTTCCGAAAGACCAGTATAAAAAGGCTTTGGGCGCTCTTCAGTATAAGATAAAAGAAAAATTTGAGCTGATATCCTACAGTTTCGGCAACACGCTTTCCGTTTACCAAACCCCGGATTTTTCGGAAAAGGAAACGGATATCTCCAATGCGCTGGAGGAGGTATTCACCCGTCATGGTTCACAGAATATTGGAGCAATTGTTTTGGCATCAGATGGTATTTTCAATAAAGGGAATTCACCGTTGTACATTAAAAATGCATTGGCCGTTCCTGTCTATACTATCGCATTAGGAGACACTGCCATTAAGAAGGATGCGATGATAAAAAGTGTCCGTTATCCTGAGATCGTATACCTCGGGGACCAGTTTACCATCAATGTCCAGATTGAAGCCAATCATCTGAAAGGTCAAAATACGACGCTGGAAATTACTGCTCCGGATGGAAAAGTGATTCTGAATAAAGTCATTCAAGTAACGGAAGACCGGTTTACGTATCAGACGGATGCGATAGCAGATGCCCCCAGACCCGGAGTACAGCAGTACAAGGTAAAGCTAAGAACCCTGGCAGGAGAGGCTATTGCCGAGAATAATTATGATCTTGCCTATGTGGAAGTATTGGATGGAAGACAAAAGGTGCTGATGCTTTATGATGCGCCCCATCCGGATGTCAAGGCTTTTAAAAATGCCATTGAACAGAATAAAAATTACGAATTTGAACAGGCGGATATCAAGATTTTTAAGGGCAATTACAAAAAGGCGGATTTGCTGATATTGTACGGATTACCATCACTAAATACGACCGGTTCCCTGCCCTTGATTCAGGAAATGATGGGTTCCGGAAAACCGTTGTTGTTGGTGTTGTCAGCCGCAACGAATGTTGCACAATTCAATACCCTTCAGAATATCCTGCAAATCACAGGCACCTCTCAGAATGGAAATGATGTCTATCCGGTTTACCAGCCGTCGTTCTCCAAATTCACCACAAATGAAAATACGATAAAGGGTATACAGTCGTTGCCTCCTTTGCTGGCGCCTTATGGGAAATATCTGGCTGCGACGACGTCAGATATTTTCTTGAAGCAGCAGATTGGGAACGTACCGACTAATAATCCGCTGATTCTGATGAACGAAGTGAACGGTAAAAAGACCGGTATCATCTGCGGCGAAGGTATCTGGCGCTGGCGTATGAATGAATTCCTGCAAAACAATAATTTTGATGCCACCGATGAAATTATAAATAAATGTGTGCAGTATCTTACCGTAAAGGCGGATAAAAGAAGGTTCAGGGTGCATACACCCAAAAATATTTACAATGCCAATGAATCCATACAGCTGGATGCGGAGTTGTATAACGAAACCTATGAACTGGTGAATGATGTGGATGCTTCCTGTGTGGTCAAAGGGGATAATGGTAAAGAATATCCGTTTGTATTTGACAAAACGATCAATGCATACTTCCTGAATGCCGGCGTACTTCCGGTAGGAAATTATATGGCCAATGCTAAAGCCACCTACAAGGGGAATACCAATACGGCTGTCTGCAGTTTCTCTGTCCGTCCTGTCTTGATAGAGACTTTATATACTCAGGCCAATCATTCCCTGCTGCGTGTTTTATCGGTACAAAGCGGAGGGAAATTATATTATCCCAATACCATGCAGTCAATAGCAGATGATTTGGAAAAAAACAATCAGGTTAAGTCCATATTATACGATACGTTTTCAACCCGTCCGCTGATAGATATAAAATGGATTTTCGGACTTATCCTGCTTTTGTTGATAAGTGAATGGTTTATTCGTAAATACAATGGAAATATTTGA
- the mdh gene encoding malate dehydrogenase: MKVTVVGAGAVGATVADNIARKELCHELVLLDIKEGLAEGKAMDMMQTSSLLGFDTKITGSTNDYSKTAGSDVVVITSGIPRKPGMTREELIGTNAGIVKGVAENILKHSPDAILVIISNPMDTMTYLALKATGIPKNRVIGMGGALDSSRFKFYLSQALGCSQNDLNAVVIGGHGDTTMIPLTRLATLNSNPVSNLLDADSLKKVAADTMVGGATLTGLIGTSAWYAPGAAGMAVVEAILRDEKKVITSCVYLEGEYGQSDICMGVPVVIGKSGWEKIIDYRLNDDEQAAFNKSADAVRAMNDVLKTL; encoded by the coding sequence ATGAAAGTTACCGTTGTAGGTGCAGGAGCAGTGGGTGCCACCGTTGCTGACAACATTGCACGTAAAGAATTATGCCACGAGCTGGTATTGTTAGACATCAAAGAAGGTTTGGCGGAAGGCAAGGCCATGGATATGATGCAGACTTCTTCACTTTTGGGATTTGATACTAAAATAACAGGTTCTACGAATGATTATTCCAAGACTGCCGGAAGCGACGTGGTGGTGATCACTTCAGGAATTCCACGCAAACCGGGTATGACACGTGAGGAATTAATCGGTACCAACGCCGGAATCGTTAAGGGTGTGGCGGAAAATATCTTAAAACATTCTCCGGATGCCATTCTGGTTATTATTTCTAACCCGATGGATACGATGACCTATCTTGCATTAAAAGCAACGGGTATCCCTAAGAACCGAGTTATCGGTATGGGCGGTGCCTTAGACAGTTCCCGCTTCAAATTCTATTTGTCGCAGGCGTTGGGTTGTTCTCAGAATGATTTGAATGCTGTTGTTATTGGCGGACACGGAGATACCACGATGATACCTTTAACACGACTGGCAACGCTGAACTCCAATCCGGTTTCCAATTTACTGGATGCAGATAGCTTGAAAAAGGTAGCTGCTGATACCATGGTTGGAGGTGCAACACTGACAGGTTTAATCGGTACTTCCGCATGGTATGCTCCGGGAGCAGCAGGTATGGCGGTGGTGGAGGCCATATTGCGTGATGAGAAGAAAGTCATTACATCCTGTGTTTACCTCGAGGGTGAATACGGTCAGTCTGACATTTGCATGGGTGTTCCGGTCGTAATCGGCAAGAGCGGATGGGAAAAAATCATCGACTACAGACTGAATGACGACGAACAGGCAGCTTTCAATAAAAGTGCCGATGCGGTAAGGGCGATGAACGACGTTCTAAAAACGCTGTAA
- the aqpZ gene encoding aquaporin Z, with protein MEIKNLTKYLAEGIGTMVLVLMGCGSAVIAGADGTTGVGLLGISFAFGLSVVGMAYTLGPISGCHINPAISVAMLVAGRLTPKDTAGYIISQVIGGIAGAGILYIIASNQPAFEMKEWALGSNGWGEGYLGEYSTLAAFIAETVFTFIFLTVIFGTTSSQNSNGAFAGLVIGLTLVLIHIVGIKVTGVSVNPARSIGPAVFAGGAALTQLWLFIAAPIAGGVVAALFWKKVLGRD; from the coding sequence ATGGAAATAAAGAATTTAACAAAGTACCTTGCGGAAGGCATTGGTACCATGGTATTGGTTTTAATGGGCTGCGGCAGTGCCGTCATAGCAGGTGCTGATGGTACCACAGGTGTCGGTTTGCTGGGTATCTCTTTTGCCTTTGGCTTATCAGTGGTAGGAATGGCTTACACCCTTGGCCCAATATCTGGTTGCCATATCAATCCTGCAATTTCTGTGGCGATGCTTGTAGCCGGACGATTAACACCTAAAGACACCGCAGGATACATTATCTCGCAGGTGATAGGAGGCATTGCGGGTGCTGGAATCTTATATATTATTGCCAGTAATCAACCTGCTTTTGAAATGAAAGAATGGGCGCTGGGATCGAACGGCTGGGGCGAGGGGTATCTCGGTGAGTATTCTACGCTGGCGGCATTTATTGCTGAAACGGTGTTTACCTTTATTTTCCTGACAGTTATCTTTGGCACTACCAGTTCCCAAAATTCGAACGGTGCCTTTGCCGGATTGGTAATTGGTTTGACATTGGTATTAATCCATATCGTAGGTATAAAAGTTACCGGTGTTTCCGTTAACCCTGCCAGAAGTATTGGTCCTGCCGTATTTGCAGGCGGTGCTGCATTGACACAACTATGGCTGTTTATAGCTGCGCCGATTGCCGGTGGTGTAGTTGCGGCCCTATTTTGGAAGAAGGTATTGGGCAGAGACTAA
- a CDS encoding cytochrome-c peroxidase, with the protein MSKRISILSAIAAFLCAVTLFSCKKEVVLIPPATTPYIPPVIRNFRSLPENPDNPMTLEGIALGKRLFFDPILSLDSTISCSSCHKKENSFSDPSVRSSGVGGTLGKRHSIALINLAWQKDRFFWDGRAASLQEQAKMPIEDPLEMHLPITQAVQRLQRQPGYIDLFWKAFGTKTVSEGLVTKALEQFERSLISYNTRFDRYLRSEGTLSDAELRGLQIFTTEKGDCFHCHSTAAPEVFISPDRTFANNGLDSVSAANDFVDLGLGKFTGNPSDNGRFKIPALRNLAFSNPYMHDGRFATLDEVIDFYNEGPKGSPTLEPIMREKANKRVETTGFWGLNLSTQDKADLKAFLLSFTDSSFVE; encoded by the coding sequence ATGAGTAAAAGGATAAGCATATTATCAGCAATTGCAGCATTTTTGTGCGCGGTTACCTTGTTTTCCTGTAAAAAAGAAGTGGTACTGATTCCGCCTGCCACAACGCCTTATATACCTCCTGTTATCAGAAATTTCAGAAGTTTACCGGAGAATCCTGATAATCCGATGACTCTGGAAGGCATAGCATTGGGTAAGAGATTGTTTTTTGATCCTATCTTATCGTTAGATTCTACTATCTCCTGTTCCAGTTGTCACAAGAAAGAGAATTCCTTTTCAGATCCATCAGTCAGGAGCTCCGGAGTGGGAGGCACACTTGGAAAAAGACACTCCATCGCTTTGATTAATCTGGCCTGGCAAAAAGACCGGTTCTTTTGGGACGGCAGGGCTGCTTCTTTGCAGGAACAGGCAAAAATGCCTATTGAAGACCCGCTCGAAATGCATTTGCCTATAACACAGGCAGTACAGCGGTTGCAACGTCAGCCTGGTTATATTGATTTATTCTGGAAAGCATTTGGAACTAAAACGGTAAGCGAAGGGTTGGTTACAAAGGCGTTGGAGCAATTTGAAAGATCCCTGATTTCTTATAACACACGATTTGACAGATATCTCCGGAGTGAAGGTACTCTTTCTGATGCTGAGTTGAGGGGATTGCAAATTTTTACCACGGAAAAAGGAGATTGCTTTCATTGTCACAGCACAGCTGCCCCGGAAGTTTTTATTTCTCCGGACAGGACATTTGCCAACAACGGTCTGGATTCCGTTTCTGCAGCAAATGATTTTGTGGATTTGGGGTTAGGCAAGTTTACCGGAAATCCTTCAGATAACGGCAGATTTAAGATACCTGCACTTCGGAATCTTGCCTTCAGCAACCCTTATATGCACGACGGAAGGTTTGCTACGTTGGATGAGGTTATTGATTTTTATAATGAAGGGCCCAAGGGCTCACCTACACTGGAGCCGATCATGCGGGAGAAGGCAAATAAGCGGGTTGAAACCACGGGATTCTGGGGGCTGAATCTGTCAACGCAGGATAAGGCGGATTTAAAAGCATTCTTATTAAGTTTTACCGATTCATCATTTGTGGAATAG